The nucleotide sequence CTGCTCGCGGGTGTCGGCCTCGTGCCGGTAGATTCCGCTGTGTCCACGGTTGTACCAGCCCTCGTGGTCCAGCCGCTCGCCTTTCTGCATGCCCTCCATCGCCTCGACGATGGCGCGCAGCTTGCCCTTGAGGCTGCTGCCCGGGATGATCGGCAGGCGCGTCACGGCGTCGCGGATGACCACCTTGTTCACGCCGCCGATGGCGAAGCCGTCGTTCTCGTTGCCGATATGGGTTCCGGTGAGCAGCTTGAACGGCAATTCGATGATGATTTTTCCGTGAAATTGACGTTCCATGCTCACTTGCCTCCGTGGAATTTGAAGTAGGCCATCACTGCTTCACTGAATTTGCGCAGAACCTTGAAATCCTCGAAGCCGCCGACGTGGGCGGTCATCGCATTCATCAGGTCGGCCAGCTGCCCGATGCTGGCGCCGCCGTTCTTCTCGCGGCCCGCGTTGTAGATCAGGCCGATGTTGAGCAGTGCCGCTTCACGCCGGGCAGCCCGGTCCTGCTGGGCGGCGTTGGGCTGGTCCTGCGCCAAGCCAAGGGTGCGGCCCCGGCGAATCCGGCTGACCCCGGCGGTCGTTTCCGAGAGCAGCACCCGGAGCTGG is from Deinococcus reticulitermitis and encodes:
- the csm2 gene encoding type III-A CRISPR-associated protein Csm2, which encodes MSWTQDFNAARKDAKTLSDIEDFGALVKLADTVGRDLKGGDVSSRQLRVLLSETTAGVSRIRRGRTLGLAQDQPNAAQQDRAARREAALLNIGLIYNAGREKNGGASIGQLADLMNAMTAHVGGFEDFKVLRKFSEAVMAYFKFHGGK